Proteins encoded together in one Felis catus isolate Fca126 chromosome B3, F.catus_Fca126_mat1.0, whole genome shotgun sequence window:
- the SLC12A6 gene encoding solute carrier family 12 member 6 isoform X2, whose translation MHPPETTTKMASVRFMVTPTKIDDIPGLSDTSPDLSSRSSSRVRFSSRESVPETSRSEPMSEMSGATTSLATVALDPASDRTSNPQDVTEDDGHNKKARNAYLNNSNYEEGDEYFDKNLALFEEEMDTRPKVSSLLNRMANYTNLTQGAKEHEEAENITEGKKKPTKTPQMGTFMGVYLPCLQNIFGVILFLRLTWVVGTAGVLQAFAIVLICCCCTMLTAISMSAIATNGVVPAGGSYFMISRALGPEFGGAVGLCFYLGTTFAAAMYILGAIEIFLVYIVPRAAIFRSDDALKESAAMLNNMRVYGTAFLVLMVLVVFIGVRYVNKFASLFLACVIVSILAIYAGAIKSSFAPPHFPVCMLGNRTLSSRHIDICSKTKEINNMTVPSRLWGFFCNSSQFFNATCDEYFVHNNVTSIQGIPGLASGVITENLWSNYLPKGEIIEKPSAKSSDVLGSLNHEYVLVDITTSFTLLVGIFFPSVTGIMAGSNRSGDLKDAQKSIPIGTILAILTTSFVYLSNVVLFGACIEGVVLRDKFGDAVKGNLVVGTLSWPSPWVIVIGSFFSTCGAGLQSLTGAPRLLQAIAKDNIIPFLRVFGHSKANGEPTWALLLTAAIAELGILIASLDLVAPILSMFFLMCYLFVNLACALQTLLRTPNWRPRFRYYHWALSFMGMSICLALMFISSWYYAIVAMVIAGMIYKYIEYQGAEKEWGDGIRGLSLSAARFALLRLEEGPPHTKNWRPQLLVLLKLDEDLHVKHPRLLTFASQLKAGKGLTIVGSVIVGNFLENYGEALAAEQTIKHLMEAEKVKGFCQLVVAAKLREGISHLIQSCGLGGMKHNTVVMGWPNGWRQSEDARAWKTFIGTVRVTTAAHLALLVAKNISFFPSNVEQFSEGNIDVWWIVHDGGMLMLLPFLLKQHKVWRKCSIRIFTVAQLEDNSIQMKKDLATFLYHLRIEAEVEVVEMHDSDISAYTYERTLMMEQRSQMLRHMRLSKTERDREAQLVKDRNSMLRLTSIGSDEDEETETYQEKVHMTWTKDKYMASRGQKAKSMEGFQDLLNMRPDQSNVRRMHTAVKLNEVIVNKSHEAKLVLLNMPGPPRNPEGDENYMEFLEVLTEGLERVLLVRGGGSEVITIYS comes from the exons atgatgGGCATAATAAGAAAGCTCGAAATGCTTATCTCAATAATTCCAATTATGAAGAAGGAGatgaatattttgataaaaacCTGGCACTCTTTGAG gaagaaatggacacaagaCCAAAGGTATCTTCTCTCCTCAACCGTATGGCCAATTATACTAATCTGACACAAGGAGCGAAGGAACATGAAGAGGCAGAGAACATCACTGAGGGGAAAAAGAAGCCCACCAAG ACCCCTCAAATGGGTACTTTCATGGGTGTCTACCTCCCCtgtctacaaaatatttttggagtGATCTTGTTTCTACGCCTTACATGGGTTGTGGGCACGGCTGGCGTTCTTCAGGCCTTCGCAATCGTCCTTATCTGCTGCTGCTGT ACAATGTTGACTGCTATCTCCATGAGTGCCATTGCCACTAATGGAGTGGTGCCAG ctGGAGGCTCATACTTTATGATTTCCCGGGCCCTGGGCCCAGAGTTTGGTGGGGCTGTTGGCCTCTGCTTTTATCTTGGTACCACATTTGCAGCAGCCATGTATATCCTTGGTGCCATTGAAATTTTTCTG gTATATATTGTCCCCCGAGCTGCCATCTTTCGTAGCGATGATGCGCTCAAGGAATCAGCAGCCATGCTAAATAACATGCGTGTCTATGGCACCGCGTTCTTGGTTCTCATGGTATTGGTGGTATTCATCGGTGTGCGCTATGTGAACAAGTTTGCCTCACTTTTCCTGGCCTGTGTCATTGTGTCCATCTTGGCCATCTATGCTGGAGCCATCAAGTCTTCTTTTGCCCCTCCACACTTCCC GGTCTGCATGCTGGGTAACCGCACCCTTTCATCAAGACACATTGATATTTGCTCTAAGACCAAGGAAATTAACAACATGACAGTACCATCAAGGTTATGGGGCTTCTTCTGTAACTCAAGTCAGTTTTTCAATGCCACCTGTGATGAATACTTTGTTCACAATAATGTCACTTCAATCCAGGGCATTCCTGGATTGGCTAGTGGTGTCATTACAG AGAATCTTTGGAGTAATTACCTACCAAAGGGAGAGATCATTGAAAAGCCCTCAGCCAAATCTTCTGATGTCTTGGGCAGCTTAAACCATGAGTATGTCCTTGTTGACATCACCACCTCTTTTACTCTTCTGGTGGggatcttctttccttctgtcacaG gTATCATGGCTGGATCAAACAGATCTGGAGATCTGAAAGATGCTCAAAAGTCTATTCCCATTGGCACTATTCTCGCCATCCTGACCACCTCCTTTGTCT ATTTAAGCAATGTTGTCCTTTTTGGTGCCTGTATTGAAGGTGTTGTTCTCAGAGACAA GTTTGGGGATGCTGTGAAAGGTAATCTGGTGGTGGGTACCTTATCTTGGCCATCCCCATGGGTGATTGTTATTGGCTCCTTCTTCTCCACATGTGGGGCTGGACTTCAGAGTCTCACAGGTGCACCAAGGCTGCTCCAGGCTATAGCCAAGGATAACATCATACCCTTTCTGAGG GTTTTTGGTCACAGCAAAGCCAATGGGGAACCTACCTGGGCTTTACTTCTAACTGCCGCCATTGCAGAGCTGGGAATCCTTATCGCCTCCCTGGATCTTGTGGCCCCAATTCTTTCTAT GTTTTTCCTCATGTGTTACCTCTTTGTGAACTTGGCATGTGCCTTGCAAACATTACTTCGAACACCCAACTGGAGACCCCGGTTTCGCTACTACCACTG ggcCCTCTCTTTCATGGGAATGAGTATCTGTCTGGCTCTGATGTTCATTTCTTCCTGGTATTACGCTATTGTAGCTATGGTGATAGCTGGTATGATCTACAAGTACATCGAGTACCAAGG agcGGAGAAAGAATGGGGTGATGGAATCCGTGGGCTGTCCCTCAGTGCAGCCCGATTTGCTTTGCTTCGGCTGGAGGAAGGACCTCCACACACTAAAAACTGGAG GCCTCAGTTGCTTGTATTGCTGAAACTAGATGAAGACTTACACGTCAAGCATCCTCGCCTCCTCACCTTTGCTTCACAGCTTAAAGCAGGAAAGGGCCTCACTATTGTGGGCTCTGTTATCGTGGGGAACTTCCTGGAGAACTACGGGGAAGCTCTAGCTGCTGAGCAG ACCATAAAGCATCTAATGGAGGCAGAGAAGGTGAAAGGGTTCTGCCAGCTGGTGGTGGCGGCCAAGCTGAGAGAGGGCATTTCCCACCTCATCCAGTCATGTGGCCTTGGGGGCATGAAGCACAACACCGTGGTGATGGGATGGCCTAATGGCTGGCGCCAGAGTGAAGATGCTCGAGCTTGGAAGACTTTTATTG GCACAGTTCGAGTGACAACTGCTGCCCATCTGGCCCTGCTGGTGGCTAAAAACATCTCCTTCTTTCCCAGCAACGTGGAGCAGTTTTCTGAGGGCAACATTGATGTGTGGTGGATTGTGCATGATGGGGGGATGCTCATGCTCTTACCATTCCTACTTAAACAGCACAAG GTGTGGCGAAAATGCAGCATACGGATCTTCACAGTAGCCCAGTTAGAAGACAATAGTATTCAGATGAAGAAGGACCTGGCCACCTTCCTCTATCACCTGCGCATTGAGGcagaggtggaggtggtggagaTG CATGACAGTGACATTTCAGCTTATACTTATGAGCGCACCCTGATGATGGAGCAGAGATCCCAGATGCTCCGGCACATGCGACTGTCCAAAACCGAGCGGGACAGAGAG GCACAGTTGGTGAAAGACCGGAACTCAATGCTGCGATTGACCAGCATTGGGTCTGATGAGGATGAAGAGACAGAAACCTATCAGGAGAAGGTGCACATGACTTGGACAAAAGACAAGTACATGGCATCCCGGGGACAAAAGGCCAAGTCGATGGAAGGATTCCAGGACCTGCTTAACATGCGTCC GGACCAGTCCAATGTGAGGAGGATGCATACAGCAGTGAAACTCAATGAGGTTATAGTTAACAAGTCCCATGAAGCAAAGCTTGTTTTGTTGAATATGCCAGGGCCACCTCGAAACCCTGAGGGTGATGAAAACT ACATGGAGTTCCTAGAAGTGCTTACCGAGGGACTAGAGCGAGTCCTCCTTGTCCGAGGTGGTGGCAGTGAAGTGATCACCATTTATTCATAA
- the SLC12A6 gene encoding solute carrier family 12 member 6 isoform X1 → MHPPETTTKMASVRFMVTPTKIDDIPGLSDTSPDLSSRSSSRVRFSSRESVPETSRSEPMSEMSGATTSLATVALDPASDRTSNPQDVTEDPSQNSITGEHSQLLDDGHNKKARNAYLNNSNYEEGDEYFDKNLALFEEEMDTRPKVSSLLNRMANYTNLTQGAKEHEEAENITEGKKKPTKTPQMGTFMGVYLPCLQNIFGVILFLRLTWVVGTAGVLQAFAIVLICCCCTMLTAISMSAIATNGVVPAGGSYFMISRALGPEFGGAVGLCFYLGTTFAAAMYILGAIEIFLVYIVPRAAIFRSDDALKESAAMLNNMRVYGTAFLVLMVLVVFIGVRYVNKFASLFLACVIVSILAIYAGAIKSSFAPPHFPVCMLGNRTLSSRHIDICSKTKEINNMTVPSRLWGFFCNSSQFFNATCDEYFVHNNVTSIQGIPGLASGVITENLWSNYLPKGEIIEKPSAKSSDVLGSLNHEYVLVDITTSFTLLVGIFFPSVTGIMAGSNRSGDLKDAQKSIPIGTILAILTTSFVYLSNVVLFGACIEGVVLRDKFGDAVKGNLVVGTLSWPSPWVIVIGSFFSTCGAGLQSLTGAPRLLQAIAKDNIIPFLRVFGHSKANGEPTWALLLTAAIAELGILIASLDLVAPILSMFFLMCYLFVNLACALQTLLRTPNWRPRFRYYHWALSFMGMSICLALMFISSWYYAIVAMVIAGMIYKYIEYQGAEKEWGDGIRGLSLSAARFALLRLEEGPPHTKNWRPQLLVLLKLDEDLHVKHPRLLTFASQLKAGKGLTIVGSVIVGNFLENYGEALAAEQTIKHLMEAEKVKGFCQLVVAAKLREGISHLIQSCGLGGMKHNTVVMGWPNGWRQSEDARAWKTFIGTVRVTTAAHLALLVAKNISFFPSNVEQFSEGNIDVWWIVHDGGMLMLLPFLLKQHKVWRKCSIRIFTVAQLEDNSIQMKKDLATFLYHLRIEAEVEVVEMHDSDISAYTYERTLMMEQRSQMLRHMRLSKTERDREAQLVKDRNSMLRLTSIGSDEDEETETYQEKVHMTWTKDKYMASRGQKAKSMEGFQDLLNMRPDQSNVRRMHTAVKLNEVIVNKSHEAKLVLLNMPGPPRNPEGDENYMEFLEVLTEGLERVLLVRGGGSEVITIYS, encoded by the exons accCGAGTCAGAACTCCATCACAGGGGAACACAGCCAGCTGTTAG atgatgGGCATAATAAGAAAGCTCGAAATGCTTATCTCAATAATTCCAATTATGAAGAAGGAGatgaatattttgataaaaacCTGGCACTCTTTGAG gaagaaatggacacaagaCCAAAGGTATCTTCTCTCCTCAACCGTATGGCCAATTATACTAATCTGACACAAGGAGCGAAGGAACATGAAGAGGCAGAGAACATCACTGAGGGGAAAAAGAAGCCCACCAAG ACCCCTCAAATGGGTACTTTCATGGGTGTCTACCTCCCCtgtctacaaaatatttttggagtGATCTTGTTTCTACGCCTTACATGGGTTGTGGGCACGGCTGGCGTTCTTCAGGCCTTCGCAATCGTCCTTATCTGCTGCTGCTGT ACAATGTTGACTGCTATCTCCATGAGTGCCATTGCCACTAATGGAGTGGTGCCAG ctGGAGGCTCATACTTTATGATTTCCCGGGCCCTGGGCCCAGAGTTTGGTGGGGCTGTTGGCCTCTGCTTTTATCTTGGTACCACATTTGCAGCAGCCATGTATATCCTTGGTGCCATTGAAATTTTTCTG gTATATATTGTCCCCCGAGCTGCCATCTTTCGTAGCGATGATGCGCTCAAGGAATCAGCAGCCATGCTAAATAACATGCGTGTCTATGGCACCGCGTTCTTGGTTCTCATGGTATTGGTGGTATTCATCGGTGTGCGCTATGTGAACAAGTTTGCCTCACTTTTCCTGGCCTGTGTCATTGTGTCCATCTTGGCCATCTATGCTGGAGCCATCAAGTCTTCTTTTGCCCCTCCACACTTCCC GGTCTGCATGCTGGGTAACCGCACCCTTTCATCAAGACACATTGATATTTGCTCTAAGACCAAGGAAATTAACAACATGACAGTACCATCAAGGTTATGGGGCTTCTTCTGTAACTCAAGTCAGTTTTTCAATGCCACCTGTGATGAATACTTTGTTCACAATAATGTCACTTCAATCCAGGGCATTCCTGGATTGGCTAGTGGTGTCATTACAG AGAATCTTTGGAGTAATTACCTACCAAAGGGAGAGATCATTGAAAAGCCCTCAGCCAAATCTTCTGATGTCTTGGGCAGCTTAAACCATGAGTATGTCCTTGTTGACATCACCACCTCTTTTACTCTTCTGGTGGggatcttctttccttctgtcacaG gTATCATGGCTGGATCAAACAGATCTGGAGATCTGAAAGATGCTCAAAAGTCTATTCCCATTGGCACTATTCTCGCCATCCTGACCACCTCCTTTGTCT ATTTAAGCAATGTTGTCCTTTTTGGTGCCTGTATTGAAGGTGTTGTTCTCAGAGACAA GTTTGGGGATGCTGTGAAAGGTAATCTGGTGGTGGGTACCTTATCTTGGCCATCCCCATGGGTGATTGTTATTGGCTCCTTCTTCTCCACATGTGGGGCTGGACTTCAGAGTCTCACAGGTGCACCAAGGCTGCTCCAGGCTATAGCCAAGGATAACATCATACCCTTTCTGAGG GTTTTTGGTCACAGCAAAGCCAATGGGGAACCTACCTGGGCTTTACTTCTAACTGCCGCCATTGCAGAGCTGGGAATCCTTATCGCCTCCCTGGATCTTGTGGCCCCAATTCTTTCTAT GTTTTTCCTCATGTGTTACCTCTTTGTGAACTTGGCATGTGCCTTGCAAACATTACTTCGAACACCCAACTGGAGACCCCGGTTTCGCTACTACCACTG ggcCCTCTCTTTCATGGGAATGAGTATCTGTCTGGCTCTGATGTTCATTTCTTCCTGGTATTACGCTATTGTAGCTATGGTGATAGCTGGTATGATCTACAAGTACATCGAGTACCAAGG agcGGAGAAAGAATGGGGTGATGGAATCCGTGGGCTGTCCCTCAGTGCAGCCCGATTTGCTTTGCTTCGGCTGGAGGAAGGACCTCCACACACTAAAAACTGGAG GCCTCAGTTGCTTGTATTGCTGAAACTAGATGAAGACTTACACGTCAAGCATCCTCGCCTCCTCACCTTTGCTTCACAGCTTAAAGCAGGAAAGGGCCTCACTATTGTGGGCTCTGTTATCGTGGGGAACTTCCTGGAGAACTACGGGGAAGCTCTAGCTGCTGAGCAG ACCATAAAGCATCTAATGGAGGCAGAGAAGGTGAAAGGGTTCTGCCAGCTGGTGGTGGCGGCCAAGCTGAGAGAGGGCATTTCCCACCTCATCCAGTCATGTGGCCTTGGGGGCATGAAGCACAACACCGTGGTGATGGGATGGCCTAATGGCTGGCGCCAGAGTGAAGATGCTCGAGCTTGGAAGACTTTTATTG GCACAGTTCGAGTGACAACTGCTGCCCATCTGGCCCTGCTGGTGGCTAAAAACATCTCCTTCTTTCCCAGCAACGTGGAGCAGTTTTCTGAGGGCAACATTGATGTGTGGTGGATTGTGCATGATGGGGGGATGCTCATGCTCTTACCATTCCTACTTAAACAGCACAAG GTGTGGCGAAAATGCAGCATACGGATCTTCACAGTAGCCCAGTTAGAAGACAATAGTATTCAGATGAAGAAGGACCTGGCCACCTTCCTCTATCACCTGCGCATTGAGGcagaggtggaggtggtggagaTG CATGACAGTGACATTTCAGCTTATACTTATGAGCGCACCCTGATGATGGAGCAGAGATCCCAGATGCTCCGGCACATGCGACTGTCCAAAACCGAGCGGGACAGAGAG GCACAGTTGGTGAAAGACCGGAACTCAATGCTGCGATTGACCAGCATTGGGTCTGATGAGGATGAAGAGACAGAAACCTATCAGGAGAAGGTGCACATGACTTGGACAAAAGACAAGTACATGGCATCCCGGGGACAAAAGGCCAAGTCGATGGAAGGATTCCAGGACCTGCTTAACATGCGTCC GGACCAGTCCAATGTGAGGAGGATGCATACAGCAGTGAAACTCAATGAGGTTATAGTTAACAAGTCCCATGAAGCAAAGCTTGTTTTGTTGAATATGCCAGGGCCACCTCGAAACCCTGAGGGTGATGAAAACT ACATGGAGTTCCTAGAAGTGCTTACCGAGGGACTAGAGCGAGTCCTCCTTGTCCGAGGTGGTGGCAGTGAAGTGATCACCATTTATTCATAA
- the SLC12A6 gene encoding solute carrier family 12 member 6 isoform X3 produces the protein MPHFTVTKVEDPEEGAAASVSQEGATSLAEIKALIQHSDELDPSQNSITGEHSQLLDDGHNKKARNAYLNNSNYEEGDEYFDKNLALFEEEMDTRPKVSSLLNRMANYTNLTQGAKEHEEAENITEGKKKPTKTPQMGTFMGVYLPCLQNIFGVILFLRLTWVVGTAGVLQAFAIVLICCCCTMLTAISMSAIATNGVVPAGGSYFMISRALGPEFGGAVGLCFYLGTTFAAAMYILGAIEIFLVYIVPRAAIFRSDDALKESAAMLNNMRVYGTAFLVLMVLVVFIGVRYVNKFASLFLACVIVSILAIYAGAIKSSFAPPHFPVCMLGNRTLSSRHIDICSKTKEINNMTVPSRLWGFFCNSSQFFNATCDEYFVHNNVTSIQGIPGLASGVITENLWSNYLPKGEIIEKPSAKSSDVLGSLNHEYVLVDITTSFTLLVGIFFPSVTGIMAGSNRSGDLKDAQKSIPIGTILAILTTSFVYLSNVVLFGACIEGVVLRDKFGDAVKGNLVVGTLSWPSPWVIVIGSFFSTCGAGLQSLTGAPRLLQAIAKDNIIPFLRVFGHSKANGEPTWALLLTAAIAELGILIASLDLVAPILSMFFLMCYLFVNLACALQTLLRTPNWRPRFRYYHWALSFMGMSICLALMFISSWYYAIVAMVIAGMIYKYIEYQGAEKEWGDGIRGLSLSAARFALLRLEEGPPHTKNWRPQLLVLLKLDEDLHVKHPRLLTFASQLKAGKGLTIVGSVIVGNFLENYGEALAAEQTIKHLMEAEKVKGFCQLVVAAKLREGISHLIQSCGLGGMKHNTVVMGWPNGWRQSEDARAWKTFIGTVRVTTAAHLALLVAKNISFFPSNVEQFSEGNIDVWWIVHDGGMLMLLPFLLKQHKVWRKCSIRIFTVAQLEDNSIQMKKDLATFLYHLRIEAEVEVVEMHDSDISAYTYERTLMMEQRSQMLRHMRLSKTERDREAQLVKDRNSMLRLTSIGSDEDEETETYQEKVHMTWTKDKYMASRGQKAKSMEGFQDLLNMRPDQSNVRRMHTAVKLNEVIVNKSHEAKLVLLNMPGPPRNPEGDENYMEFLEVLTEGLERVLLVRGGGSEVITIYS, from the exons accCGAGTCAGAACTCCATCACAGGGGAACACAGCCAGCTGTTAG atgatgGGCATAATAAGAAAGCTCGAAATGCTTATCTCAATAATTCCAATTATGAAGAAGGAGatgaatattttgataaaaacCTGGCACTCTTTGAG gaagaaatggacacaagaCCAAAGGTATCTTCTCTCCTCAACCGTATGGCCAATTATACTAATCTGACACAAGGAGCGAAGGAACATGAAGAGGCAGAGAACATCACTGAGGGGAAAAAGAAGCCCACCAAG ACCCCTCAAATGGGTACTTTCATGGGTGTCTACCTCCCCtgtctacaaaatatttttggagtGATCTTGTTTCTACGCCTTACATGGGTTGTGGGCACGGCTGGCGTTCTTCAGGCCTTCGCAATCGTCCTTATCTGCTGCTGCTGT ACAATGTTGACTGCTATCTCCATGAGTGCCATTGCCACTAATGGAGTGGTGCCAG ctGGAGGCTCATACTTTATGATTTCCCGGGCCCTGGGCCCAGAGTTTGGTGGGGCTGTTGGCCTCTGCTTTTATCTTGGTACCACATTTGCAGCAGCCATGTATATCCTTGGTGCCATTGAAATTTTTCTG gTATATATTGTCCCCCGAGCTGCCATCTTTCGTAGCGATGATGCGCTCAAGGAATCAGCAGCCATGCTAAATAACATGCGTGTCTATGGCACCGCGTTCTTGGTTCTCATGGTATTGGTGGTATTCATCGGTGTGCGCTATGTGAACAAGTTTGCCTCACTTTTCCTGGCCTGTGTCATTGTGTCCATCTTGGCCATCTATGCTGGAGCCATCAAGTCTTCTTTTGCCCCTCCACACTTCCC GGTCTGCATGCTGGGTAACCGCACCCTTTCATCAAGACACATTGATATTTGCTCTAAGACCAAGGAAATTAACAACATGACAGTACCATCAAGGTTATGGGGCTTCTTCTGTAACTCAAGTCAGTTTTTCAATGCCACCTGTGATGAATACTTTGTTCACAATAATGTCACTTCAATCCAGGGCATTCCTGGATTGGCTAGTGGTGTCATTACAG AGAATCTTTGGAGTAATTACCTACCAAAGGGAGAGATCATTGAAAAGCCCTCAGCCAAATCTTCTGATGTCTTGGGCAGCTTAAACCATGAGTATGTCCTTGTTGACATCACCACCTCTTTTACTCTTCTGGTGGggatcttctttccttctgtcacaG gTATCATGGCTGGATCAAACAGATCTGGAGATCTGAAAGATGCTCAAAAGTCTATTCCCATTGGCACTATTCTCGCCATCCTGACCACCTCCTTTGTCT ATTTAAGCAATGTTGTCCTTTTTGGTGCCTGTATTGAAGGTGTTGTTCTCAGAGACAA GTTTGGGGATGCTGTGAAAGGTAATCTGGTGGTGGGTACCTTATCTTGGCCATCCCCATGGGTGATTGTTATTGGCTCCTTCTTCTCCACATGTGGGGCTGGACTTCAGAGTCTCACAGGTGCACCAAGGCTGCTCCAGGCTATAGCCAAGGATAACATCATACCCTTTCTGAGG GTTTTTGGTCACAGCAAAGCCAATGGGGAACCTACCTGGGCTTTACTTCTAACTGCCGCCATTGCAGAGCTGGGAATCCTTATCGCCTCCCTGGATCTTGTGGCCCCAATTCTTTCTAT GTTTTTCCTCATGTGTTACCTCTTTGTGAACTTGGCATGTGCCTTGCAAACATTACTTCGAACACCCAACTGGAGACCCCGGTTTCGCTACTACCACTG ggcCCTCTCTTTCATGGGAATGAGTATCTGTCTGGCTCTGATGTTCATTTCTTCCTGGTATTACGCTATTGTAGCTATGGTGATAGCTGGTATGATCTACAAGTACATCGAGTACCAAGG agcGGAGAAAGAATGGGGTGATGGAATCCGTGGGCTGTCCCTCAGTGCAGCCCGATTTGCTTTGCTTCGGCTGGAGGAAGGACCTCCACACACTAAAAACTGGAG GCCTCAGTTGCTTGTATTGCTGAAACTAGATGAAGACTTACACGTCAAGCATCCTCGCCTCCTCACCTTTGCTTCACAGCTTAAAGCAGGAAAGGGCCTCACTATTGTGGGCTCTGTTATCGTGGGGAACTTCCTGGAGAACTACGGGGAAGCTCTAGCTGCTGAGCAG ACCATAAAGCATCTAATGGAGGCAGAGAAGGTGAAAGGGTTCTGCCAGCTGGTGGTGGCGGCCAAGCTGAGAGAGGGCATTTCCCACCTCATCCAGTCATGTGGCCTTGGGGGCATGAAGCACAACACCGTGGTGATGGGATGGCCTAATGGCTGGCGCCAGAGTGAAGATGCTCGAGCTTGGAAGACTTTTATTG GCACAGTTCGAGTGACAACTGCTGCCCATCTGGCCCTGCTGGTGGCTAAAAACATCTCCTTCTTTCCCAGCAACGTGGAGCAGTTTTCTGAGGGCAACATTGATGTGTGGTGGATTGTGCATGATGGGGGGATGCTCATGCTCTTACCATTCCTACTTAAACAGCACAAG GTGTGGCGAAAATGCAGCATACGGATCTTCACAGTAGCCCAGTTAGAAGACAATAGTATTCAGATGAAGAAGGACCTGGCCACCTTCCTCTATCACCTGCGCATTGAGGcagaggtggaggtggtggagaTG CATGACAGTGACATTTCAGCTTATACTTATGAGCGCACCCTGATGATGGAGCAGAGATCCCAGATGCTCCGGCACATGCGACTGTCCAAAACCGAGCGGGACAGAGAG GCACAGTTGGTGAAAGACCGGAACTCAATGCTGCGATTGACCAGCATTGGGTCTGATGAGGATGAAGAGACAGAAACCTATCAGGAGAAGGTGCACATGACTTGGACAAAAGACAAGTACATGGCATCCCGGGGACAAAAGGCCAAGTCGATGGAAGGATTCCAGGACCTGCTTAACATGCGTCC GGACCAGTCCAATGTGAGGAGGATGCATACAGCAGTGAAACTCAATGAGGTTATAGTTAACAAGTCCCATGAAGCAAAGCTTGTTTTGTTGAATATGCCAGGGCCACCTCGAAACCCTGAGGGTGATGAAAACT ACATGGAGTTCCTAGAAGTGCTTACCGAGGGACTAGAGCGAGTCCTCCTTGTCCGAGGTGGTGGCAGTGAAGTGATCACCATTTATTCATAA